The following is a genomic window from Caproiciproducens sp. CPB-2.
CGGTTCCAGCAGAGCGCGGTGCTTCGCCATGTGATTCATCACGCCGCCCATATCCTTGAGGAAATAAATGTGGCGGAGCTGATTCAGCTTATCCGGTCCGATCGTCTGAAAGGAATAATGCTCCCTCAGGACAGCGAGGTTGCTTTCGCTTGCCCCCATGGCTGCGATACCCGCGCCCGGGAAGGTGATTTTACTGGTGGAAGCAAAGAAGATGGGCAAATCAATGTTGTTATGTTTCCGGCATTCGTGCCAAAGGTTCAGCAGAGTGTCCGGAGTATCCGTCAGATCATGGACACAGTAGGCGTTATCCCAGAAGATTTTGAAATCCTTTGCCGCGGGCTTCAGGGCCGCAAACCGCCGGACCGTTTCATCAGAATAGGTAATACCAGTAGGGTTGGAATATTTTGGCACGCACCAGATTCCCTTAATCGCCGTGTCATCCGCGATCAGCTTCTCCACGACATCCATGTCCGGGCCGGTGGCAAGCATCGGTACGGTAATCAGCTCAAAGCCAAAATATTCGGTGATGGCAAAGTGCCTGTCATAGCCGGGCGAAGGGCACAGAAATTTAACAGTACCCTGTCTGCCCCACGGCTCACAGCCTGCAAAGCCATGCGTCATGGCACAGGACACCGCGTCAAACATCATGTTCAAACTGGAGTTTCCGCCGACGATGATATTGTGGTCATCCACGCCCATCATTTCCGCAAACAGCTCTCTCAGTTCCGGCAGGCCGTCCGGCAGACCATAATTGCGGCAGTCGTCTCCGGTTGAAGAATGCATATCCGAACCTGAATTCAGAGTATCCAGCATTTTCATGGAAAGATTCAACTGATCCGTCGCCGGTTTTCCGCGCGCCATATTCAGTTTAAGGCCCTGGGCTTTAAACTGGTCGTAGCGGCTCTGCAAGTCTGCTTTCACTTTCGACAGCTCGGAATCTGACATGGATAAAAATTGCAACATGAGCATCTCCCTATCATAATATGCAAAATACATATGTAAACTTCTATTATTCTAATATATGCCGTGATAAAATGCAAGTTAAAAATAAAATTCCTGCATTTTCATCAATTTTCATGAAATTAGAATCCTAAGAACCCATTTCTATGTATTACATTTAGGAAGCTGCCCAAAAGGTTTTCGGTGGAAATTACTTCAAATACTGTGCAAGCTCACTGTCCACTTTCTGGATATGATTCAGAAGCCAGTTCATCAGAAAATAATTGGTTTTGGACACCAGCGCGATGGAAGCACCTTCTTTTGAAAGATCGTTTTTCAGATCGGCAATCTGTTTCTTAAAATACTCATGCAGCTCCTTATGCTCTTTGTACTTTGGATAGGCGCTGCTTCTCTGCAGCTTTTCTTCGTCCGAAAAATGCTTGATGGTATAGCCCTCCAGAAACTCCAGCGTTTTGAAAATTTCTTCCTTGCCCTTGCCCTGATTGCAGGCGGCAAAAAGCTGGTCGATCCGGTCGCAAAGCTCCTTGTGCTCCCCGTCAATCAGGGGCACGCCGATTTTTAAGCTTTCTTTCCACATTGCCATAAAAGACACATCCTTTCTGTTTTTGAATCAAATCCCCTTATTAAAATTCCGCCGTGCCGGTCGTGCGCGGGAAAGGCAGCACGTCGCGGATATTGGCAATTCCTGTCAGATACATGACAAGACGCTCAAAGCCAAGGCCGTAACCGGCGTGCTTTGTGCCGCCGTAGCGCCTCAGGTCGAGGTACCACCAGTAATTTTCCTCATCCAGATGGAAATCCTTCATGCGCTGCTGCAAAACGTCCATGCGCTCCTCGCGCTGGCTGCCGCCGATAATCTCGCCAATTCCCGGCACCAGCAGGTCCACCGCCGCCACCGTTTTGCCGTCGTCGTTCAGGCGCATATAGAACGCTTTGATTTCCTTCGGATAATCGGTCACAAAAACCGGCTTTCCGTAGACCTTTTCCGTCAGATATTTCTCGTGCTCGGTCTGAAGGTCGGTTCCCCATTCCACTTTGTACTCAAACTGATCGTTGTTTTTCTTCAGAAGCTCAACCGCCTCGGTATAGGTCACGCGGGCAAAATCGGAATCGACGACATTCCGAAGCCGATCCATAAGGCCCTTGTCGACAAACTGATTGAAGAACGCGATATCGTCCGGGCAGGTCTCCATGACATACCGGATGACGAATTGAATCATAGCTTCCGCCAGCTCCATGTCGTCCTGCAGGTCGGCGAACGCGATTTCCGGCTCTATCATCCAGAATTCCGCCGCGTGGCGCTGGGTATAGGATTTTTCCGCACGGAAGGTAGGTCCGAAGGTGTATACCTTTCCAAAAGCCATGGCCATGCACTCGGCCTCAAGCTGTCCCGAAACCGTCAGCGAAGTATGCTTCTGGAAAAAGTCCTGTGAATAATCCACAGCGCCGCTTTCCGTCCGGGGAGGGTTGTCCGCGTCCAGCGTGGTCACGGTGAACATCTCCCCCGCTCCCTCACAGTCGCTGCCGGTAATCAGCGGAGTATGGACATAGACAAAATCATTTTCATTGAAGAATTTATGAATCGCATACGCCGCGGCGGAACGGATGCGGAACGCCGCGCTGAACGTATTGGTACGCGGGCGCAGATGGGCGATCGTACGCAGATACTCCAGAGAATGGCGCTTTTTCTGAAGGGGATAATCCGGCGTGGACTGGCCATCCACCTCCACCTGCGCGGCATGGATTTCAAAAGGCTGCTTCGCTTCGGGCGTTAAAAGCAGTTCGCCCGACACCGTAAGAGCCGAACCTACATTCAGCTTTGCGACCTCTGTGAAATTAGAAATTTTATCGGATTCAAATACAATCTGAACTCCTTTAAAGCAGCTTCCGTCATTCAGTTCAATAAAGCCAAGGGCTTTGGAATCCCGGATCGTGCGTACCCAGCCGCAAACCGTGACGGTTTTACCGCCGAGTTCCGCCGCTTTGGAATATAATTCGGCTATTTCAGTCCTTTTCAAGCTGATACCTCCTAAATATTAGCAACTTATGAATTATTCTTATATTATAACACGAAGCTACGCTGTGCAATACCAAAAACACAGGAATTTCCGTAAAACTTCAAATATCTCTAAATTAGGGGTTGATTTTTCACGGAACATTCGATATAATATCAGAGTTGCCTGATGTGAGAGCAACTTAATTGCCATTTGGAGAGGTATTCTAATGGTAAGGAGCCACATTGGAAATGTGGTGTGCCGCAAGGCATTGTGCGTTCGAGTCGCATCCTCTCCGCCAAGAAAGAGCATCCGCATTTGCGGGTGCTCTTTTTCATGAATAAGATAAAAATACATCTTACAGTAATTCCATTTCAGTTTACGAAAAAAAACGCGTTCCTCCCCCCGCCGAAGGCGGGGGGAGGAACGCAACCTTGTTGCAGAATCAGCTGGAGATGCTGTAGCAGTTTAACGGAAAGGACGCGGAATTCAATGAGCGCGAAACAAGCCGTATCGTATTTATCAAAGGATATGCTTTTACACATTGATATGCTTGAGATTCTGAAACAAAACGACACCGAAATATTACAGGCATCCAACCGGGGCGTCCTGCTTTATAATGAAAGCTGCGGCGTCTATATGATCAGCGCACAGGACGGGCAGACAGCGGAGAAAATGCTTTCGTCCGTCAGACAGCCCGAAGTGATCGTCACGCATCAGAATTTCTGTATCGATACGGTTCAGAAACAATTCTGCTTCCGCAGGAAAACAGCCTGCCATCAGGCGGCGTATTTCAAAAGAGACCCTCTGCCCGTACCGGAGTCCGCGGCGGTGATCCGCCCGCTGGACGAATCCTATCTGCCGTTTCTGTTAAAACATTATTCCCTCGCCGGCATCGTATCGGTGCAGGAACTTCTGGAATCCGGCTCCATGTTCGGAGCGTTTCTCAGCGGCGCGCTGGCAGGATTTATCGGCACTCACGCGGAGGGCTCCATGGGCCTGCTGGAGGTGCTGCCGGAATACCGCCGTCAGGGCATTGCCGTCGTACTGGAAACCTTTCTCATCAACCGTTTTCTGGCGGAAGGCCGCGTTCCGTTCGCTCAGATCATTGCCGGAAATACGGCTTCCCTGAAGCTGCAGCAAAAGCTGGGCTTTACTGTTTCAGAACAGGCCATCTGCTGGCTGGAGTAGCGTTCCCTCGTCCGGCGGCTGCCCGTCTGTACCCAATAACAATTTACGGGGGAATCCAATCATGACAGTTTATCAGCAAATCCTTATCGCCTGCCCTCTGGTGTTTCTGGCAAGCTTTGTGGACGCAGTCGCGGGCGGGGGCGGACTGATCTCCCTTCCCGCATACTACCTGACGGGCATGACGTCTCACTTTGCCATTGGCTCCAACAAATTTTCCTCCTGTATCGGCACGATGTTCTCTACCGGAAGGTTTTTAAAAAGCGGCAGCTTCCATCTGCGCGTCGCTCTCATCTCGGCCGGATTTGCCCTGGCCGGAAGCTACGCCGGCGCGCGGCTGGCGCTTTTTCTGGACGACCGTTTTCTTCGTCTCGCCATGCTGGTGCTTCTCCCCTTTGCCGCCGCCGTCATCTTACTTTCACGGAAAAAGGACAGTTCGGATATCAGCACTTTTGAAAAAATCCCCGCACGGCGCGCCATGGTCCTTTCCGCGGGGATCGGGCTGGCTCTCGGCATGTACGACGGCTTTTTCGGGCCGGGCACCGGCACTTTTCTGATTATTGCTTTTACTGCTTTGCTCGGGTTCGACTACAAAACGGCCTGCGGCAATACCAAAGTCGTAAATCTGGCCTCCAACGCAGCCGCGCTTGTTACGTTTGTTGCGGCGGGAACGATCCAGTACTCCGTTGCGGTTCCCGCGGCGGTTTGTTCCATCGCCGGCCACTGGATCGGTTCCGGACTGGCAATTAAAAAGGGGGCCCGGTTTATCCGGCCCGTTATGGTCTTCGTACTGGTACTTCTGTTTTCCAAAGTCGTTTACGACATGCTGATGAAATAGGAATCGTATAGGGATAAGAAAAGCCCCGGACCATCGCAAAGAAACGGTCCGAGGCTTCTCTTATGGAAAAATCAAAGAATGGCTTATTTTATTGGTTCAAAGTCTCATTCATGCTTCCGGTACGGTACCCTTTGATATCCAAGGCAATATAGGTAAACCCGATCTCTTTGAATCTGGAATCAATTTTGTCGCGCGTATTTCTATCCAACATTGCGGTGAATCCGTTTTCATCCGTCTCGATACGGGCCAGATTCCCGTGGAAACGGACGCGTACCTGATGGAAGCCCAAATCAAGCAGATACTGTTCAGCCTGATCGATCATGCGCAGCCTGTCCGGCGTAATGTCCTCCCCGTACGGAAAGCGGGAGGACAAACAGGCAAAGGACTGCTTGTTCCATGTGGGAAGCCCGAGCTTTTTGGAAAGCCGGCGGATTTCCGCCTTCGTAAGGCCGGCCTCCCTCAGAGGGCTTTTAATCCCCAGTTCCGCAACAGCCGTCAGGCCCGGGCGGTAATCCCCGTTATCGTCCGAGTTGGAACCTTCGATAACATTTTCAATCCCTTTTGTCTGTGCGATTGCCTTAATTTTGGAAAAAAGCTCGGATTTACATAAGTAGCATCGGTTGGTCGGATTCTTGGAAAAACCGTCGATATTCAGTTCTTCGGAGTCCACAATGATATGTTCGATGGAATTGTTAAACGCAAACGCGGTTGCTTCGTCCAGTTCCCTTTTGGGGAAACTGAGGGAACGCGCCGTAACGGCAATTGCCTTATCGCCTAAAACGTCATGGGCCACTTTCAGAAGAAAAGTGGAATCAACCCCGCCGGAAAAAGCGGCGGCGACGCTTTTCAGGCTTCTTAAATATTCTTTCAGGTTCTCATACTTGATCTCTAATAAATCCATATCTGTCCCCATCAATTTAATTTTTTCTCACATCTGACATCATACTGATTTAATCTTATCAATTCCTATCAGATTAGTATTCATTTTATCCCAGATTCTCCGGATTGTCAACCGGAAATAGTCTGCAAAAGGAGGTAGCCGAATTGCGTTTTCAGCAAAAGCTCCTATTTGTTATACATAAATCCTCCCGGATTTCAATAAAATAATAAAGTTTTCAGAAGGGGGCTTAAAAAGTTGATGAACAGGCCGACATTTGTTATAATCGACTTATAAAAACGAAACATTGGTGGTGTCGCGTTTTGAACAGAAAAAGAACTAATAAGACAGCAAAGGTAGCAGCAGTAATCGACATTGGTTCGAATATGCTGAAAATGAGAATATCCCAGTTGAAAAAAGGCGAAATCGTTGATCTGGATATCCTGGAGTATCCCCTGAGCCTCGGGCACGAGGTCTTTACGGAAGGGAAAATCCGGTTTGAAAGCCTGCGAGAGCTTTCCCGCGTCCTGCACGGCTACTCTTCCATCATGAACGAATACGGAGTTGACCAGTGCAAAGTCGTGGCCACCACCGCATTCCGGGATGCCAAAAACAGGTCCTACGTTGTAGACCAGCTGAAAATCCAAAATGATATTACGGTTCAGGTCCTGGAAGACGACCAGGAAAAAACGCTGATTTATTCCGAAATATTAAATTTTCTGAACAGAATCGAAAATAAGAAGAGTGAAAACGCGCTGATCTCTTACATTGGTGCGGGAACGATCGGATTTTCCGTTTATAACGGCAAGCATATGGTTTTCTCTCAGAACATCCCGATGGGCGCGCTGAAACTGCATGATATGCTGGGAAATATCCAGGAACTGACGGAAGACTTTTATACCGTTGTAGAAGAATATCTTCATTCGATTATCGGACATATCAATATTCCGTTTAAGAAGGGGATCGTGTCGAATCTGATCCTGACCGGCAACGAGATTCAGTTGATTGCAAAAATCTGCGGTGTGGAGCCGGTGGACGACTGTTATACCATTCCTACGGCAATGCTCACCGACCTGTTTAAGCGGGTACGCTCCATGTCCCAGGAAAAGATCGGGATCGAGTACGGCATTAATGAGGAAACCGCGGAGCTGCTGTATTCCGCCCTGGCCATTTACATCTCTCTGATCGACTTTACCACTTCCGATCATATCATCTCTCCTAAGGTGGAGCTTTGGGACGCACTGATGCGGCTGATGCTCATCCCGAAGAGCGGGGATGAATATTTTGAACATGTCCGCGCAAATGCCATCTCCTGCGCGCAGGAAATCGCAAAAACCTACAACTGCAATCAAAAGCACTCCGATAATATCCGAAAATTTGCCTGCCGCATTTTTGACAAAATGAAGGGCGCCCACGGCCTTGACCATAGAAAAAGGCTTCTTCTGGAGCTGGCTGCCATCTTGCACGACAGCGGGCACTATGTGACGGCCAAGCAGCACCTTTTGAGCGCGTTCGACCTGATTAAAGATATTGACGTTTACGGAATGACCGACGACGAAATGCTGATTACAGCGTATGTCTCCCGGTACAACGAATACGACGTGCCGAATTACGACGACGTTGAATTTATCCGTACCAGCGACAAGAACAGGCTGATCGTTTCCAAGCTGGTGGCGATTTTCCGGCTTGCCAATGCCCTGGATAAATCGCAGAAGCAGAAGCTGAAGGATATTAAGGTCAAGCTGGAAAACGACAAGTTACTGATCACAGCGGAAAGCAACGATAACGTCTATTTGGAAAAATGGGCGTTTGACCAGTGCGCCCCTTTCTTTAAAGAGGTTTTCGGATACAATCCGGTGCTCACCATCAAATCATCTCTTATATAAAAGGCTGTGTGTTGATCATGAACGATATCATTGAAAAAATAAAAATCCCCTATATCAACCGTGAACTAAGCTGGATGGATTTTAACGCCCGGGTGCTGGAAGAGGCTTTTGAACGGGAAAATCCGATTATGGAGCGGATCCGTTTTCTGGCGATTACCGCTTCCAATCTGGATGAATTCTTTATGGTGCGCGTAGCCGGCGTGAAGGAACAGGTGAATTCGGATTATCGGGGTGAGGACCCCTCCGGCCTGACGCCAAAACAGCTCCTTCCTCTGCTGTCCAAAAAAATCCATGCCTTTACGGAAAAGCAGTATTCTTGTTTGTACCGCTCTATTCTGCCGGCAATGAGAAAAAGCGATATCAGCTTTATCCCTCCTGAGGAAATGAGCCCCGATCAGCTGCATTTTATTTCCGATTATTTTGATAAAGTGCTCTTCCCCGTGCTGACGCCGCTCGCGGTGGACACAAGCCGCCCGTTCCCGCTGCTCGCAAATAAAAGCCTGAATATTGCGGTGC
Proteins encoded in this region:
- a CDS encoding GNAT family N-acetyltransferase; this encodes MSAKQAVSYLSKDMLLHIDMLEILKQNDTEILQASNRGVLLYNESCGVYMISAQDGQTAEKMLSSVRQPEVIVTHQNFCIDTVQKQFCFRRKTACHQAAYFKRDPLPVPESAAVIRPLDESYLPFLLKHYSLAGIVSVQELLESGSMFGAFLSGALAGFIGTHAEGSMGLLEVLPEYRRQGIAVVLETFLINRFLAEGRVPFAQIIAGNTASLKLQQKLGFTVSEQAICWLE
- a CDS encoding aminotransferase class I/II-fold pyridoxal phosphate-dependent enzyme; amino-acid sequence: MLQFLSMSDSELSKVKADLQSRYDQFKAQGLKLNMARGKPATDQLNLSMKMLDTLNSGSDMHSSTGDDCRNYGLPDGLPELRELFAEMMGVDDHNIIVGGNSSLNMMFDAVSCAMTHGFAGCEPWGRQGTVKFLCPSPGYDRHFAITEYFGFELITVPMLATGPDMDVVEKLIADDTAIKGIWCVPKYSNPTGITYSDETVRRFAALKPAAKDFKIFWDNAYCVHDLTDTPDTLLNLWHECRKHNNIDLPIFFASTSKITFPGAGIAAMGASESNLAVLREHYSFQTIGPDKLNQLRHIYFLKDMGGVMNHMAKHRALLEPKFRTVISSLESELGGKGVAEWTNPNGGYFVSVDVLDGCAKRVVSLCREAGVTLTGAGATYPYGKDPDDRNIRVAPTYPPVAELEQAMELFCICVQLAAAEKLLSK
- the larE gene encoding ATP-dependent sacrificial sulfur transferase LarE, which produces MDLLEIKYENLKEYLRSLKSVAAAFSGGVDSTFLLKVAHDVLGDKAIAVTARSLSFPKRELDEATAFAFNNSIEHIIVDSEELNIDGFSKNPTNRCYLCKSELFSKIKAIAQTKGIENVIEGSNSDDNGDYRPGLTAVAELGIKSPLREAGLTKAEIRRLSKKLGLPTWNKQSFACLSSRFPYGEDITPDRLRMIDQAEQYLLDLGFHQVRVRFHGNLARIETDENGFTAMLDRNTRDKIDSRFKEIGFTYIALDIKGYRTGSMNETLNQ
- a CDS encoding sulfite exporter TauE/SafE family protein: MTVYQQILIACPLVFLASFVDAVAGGGGLISLPAYYLTGMTSHFAIGSNKFSSCIGTMFSTGRFLKSGSFHLRVALISAGFALAGSYAGARLALFLDDRFLRLAMLVLLPFAAAVILLSRKKDSSDISTFEKIPARRAMVLSAGIGLALGMYDGFFGPGTGTFLIIAFTALLGFDYKTACGNTKVVNLASNAAALVTFVAAGTIQYSVAVPAAVCSIAGHWIGSGLAIKKGARFIRPVMVFVLVLLFSKVVYDMLMK
- the asnS gene encoding asparagine--tRNA ligase — its product is MKRTEIAELYSKAAELGGKTVTVCGWVRTIRDSKALGFIELNDGSCFKGVQIVFESDKISNFTEVAKLNVGSALTVSGELLLTPEAKQPFEIHAAQVEVDGQSTPDYPLQKKRHSLEYLRTIAHLRPRTNTFSAAFRIRSAAAYAIHKFFNENDFVYVHTPLITGSDCEGAGEMFTVTTLDADNPPRTESGAVDYSQDFFQKHTSLTVSGQLEAECMAMAFGKVYTFGPTFRAEKSYTQRHAAEFWMIEPEIAFADLQDDMELAEAMIQFVIRYVMETCPDDIAFFNQFVDKGLMDRLRNVVDSDFARVTYTEAVELLKKNNDQFEYKVEWGTDLQTEHEKYLTEKVYGKPVFVTDYPKEIKAFYMRLNDDGKTVAAVDLLVPGIGEIIGGSQREERMDVLQQRMKDFHLDEENYWWYLDLRRYGGTKHAGYGLGFERLVMYLTGIANIRDVLPFPRTTGTAEF
- a CDS encoding bacteriohemerythrin, with the protein product MAMWKESLKIGVPLIDGEHKELCDRIDQLFAACNQGKGKEEIFKTLEFLEGYTIKHFSDEEKLQRSSAYPKYKEHKELHEYFKKQIADLKNDLSKEGASIALVSKTNYFLMNWLLNHIQKVDSELAQYLK
- a CDS encoding Ppx/GppA phosphatase family protein; amino-acid sequence: MKKGEIVDLDILEYPLSLGHEVFTEGKIRFESLRELSRVLHGYSSIMNEYGVDQCKVVATTAFRDAKNRSYVVDQLKIQNDITVQVLEDDQEKTLIYSEILNFLNRIENKKSENALISYIGAGTIGFSVYNGKHMVFSQNIPMGALKLHDMLGNIQELTEDFYTVVEEYLHSIIGHINIPFKKGIVSNLILTGNEIQLIAKICGVEPVDDCYTIPTAMLTDLFKRVRSMSQEKIGIEYGINEETAELLYSALAIYISLIDFTTSDHIISPKVELWDALMRLMLIPKSGDEYFEHVRANAISCAQEIAKTYNCNQKHSDNIRKFACRIFDKMKGAHGLDHRKRLLLELAAILHDSGHYVTAKQHLLSAFDLIKDIDVYGMTDDEMLITAYVSRYNEYDVPNYDDVEFIRTSDKNRLIVSKLVAIFRLANALDKSQKQKLKDIKVKLENDKLLITAESNDNVYLEKWAFDQCAPFFKEVFGYNPVLTIKSSLI